Below is a genomic region from Bacillus anthracis str. Vollum.
GACAATCTCTTTAAATCACCCTGAATATATTTTTGAAGTTTCAGTAATCCTACAAAGTTAGTAATTTCTTTTTTTGTAATTTCCTTTTCATTTCCTTTATATCAAAATCAAGTTTTATAGTCTGTTTTAGTTGCATTCTCATTGCAACAATAGTCGGTATAGAAATCCCTAGCCCATTAAATATAACAAATACTATCTTTGTCATTGTATCTAGCTGAGTTGGGATGACGAAAAATATCAAGCTAAATACTATAAAAGAAATAGAGCAAATTAATATATTTTTTAACATTAGATTCTTCAAAGCTATTCCCCCTCTAAATTCCTTAATCCTTCGTTTTGTAGAAAAAGTAATTTTTCTTTTTGCTGTCCGTATAAAAATCTCTCATTATCAAGTAGTTAATTCTACATATATCTAATTATTTGGATACACCTCCTGGAAAATATCCTACATTATTTTACCAAATGGAAATTAGTTCAACAAATACTATTTTTAATACATTGTTCTTATCTGGTGTAAATAGCCTAAAAATGTTGGACAAACTGATACTACTACTTTAGAAAGGGTACATGATTGATATGGAAATGGAGGATTAAGTTTTTAAAACTTGTAAAACACCTTGCTACTATAATCCTAATTGTGTAATATATAGGTATATTGTTAGTTTATTTGATTCCGTTTATTCCCACACCTTTTTTGTGTTGTGGTTGAGTTGTAGAAGCAAGTTGCGTCTTGTTTCATTTGTGAAAGGGCTTCTTTGAGCCGATTAGTGTATATATAGCTTATTTTGCTATGCACATTTTTAATCGACTTGAAGAAGCCCTTTTTGTGTTGTTTTCAAGTTTGCAGGCAGGGTTATTTATGATTCATAACATAACAAATTAAACAGTAGAGGAGATTTAAAAATGAAAAAAGATTGTAGATACTTAAAACTAGTACCAACAGTAGAGGAGCATAAAACACGAATGGAAGATAATCAGAAGTCATATGCTGCACCAGTAATGTCATCTGAATCCAGAGCAAGAGTAAATCAAATGAGAGGGTGTTTTGAAGCAGAAATTATATTACCAGATGGTAAATTTCAATATTTCAAACCACATGCTCTTAATGAAAAAGAAGCCACTCAAGAAATCGCGTTATATATTGAAGGGATTCAGGAAATGAAGGTAGGCTATGTCATCTTATGGCGCTTTGTTGGGCAACAAAGTTTTTATAGTGGTACTAAGATCGTAGCCGAACCGAAGTTTCGTAAGATCCTACGTAAGCTGAAAGATTACTTTTTTGATTACGAGGAAGTTGTTTATGAACCTAAAAAATAAGAAGGATAGAGGAATATGGAAATGAAAAACTATAACGTTTGGACAATATTAGACGATCCAAAAGAGCAGGAAACAAACGAGCAATCCAAAGAGTCGGATGATATATTCGCTGGTTTGGATGAGCTATCGGAGATTGCAGATGATTTACTACCGTTTTAATAAAGTCGAGGTAGTATATAGAGGGTAAAAGGAAGAACTAAGTGATGTATGTACTTGGATCTTCCTTTTTTTATTGTAAAAAAGAACTTGGAGGGAACGATTATGCGTTTAGGAAATGATTTAGCGGCAGGATTTTATCCAACACCACTAACAGAAGGAAAACACTTGGTACGATTATTACAAATGGAATCAGAGCGAGCTTATGCTTGCTTTGATCCATGTTGTGGAGAAGGTACAATTTTACGAAGTTTTGCAGATGAAACGAAGCAGGCGGGAGTCCAGTTTCATACGTATGGCGTAGAGCTGGATGCAAATCGATATGGCCAAGCAAAAGAGCAATTAGATGTAGTAGTACGCTCAAGCTTTGAAAGCATGATGATTAGTCATAACTATTTTCCGCTTATTTTTTTAAATCCTCCATATAATACGGAGCTTCGTACAGAAAATGCAAAATCAGAGAAAATGGAGTTCAACTTCTTAAAGCGTGCTCACCTTTATTTACAAGAAGGTGGGATCATGGTGTATGTCATTCCATACGACAGATTCGCTAGAGACGATATCAGTTATTACTTAGCAAAGAATTATGAGGAAATAGGCTTGATGCGTTTTGGTGATGAAAATGAAGAATTTGAGCAATTTAAGCAATGTGTTTTTATTGGCCGTAAGCGTGCAACTACGAAAAATGATACATATTTCAATGATCGATTTGCTAATTTTTGTGAAAATATGTCCGATCTTGATTTCGTAAGAAAACATGTGAGTACATTAGCGCAAATGGTGAATCATAAGGATTGGACTATACCTGAATTGCGTCATCAAAACAAACTTATTTTCACATCTCGCGTGGATTATAAAGATGCTTATAAAGGTATTGGAAAATCAGAGGGAATCGCATCATTAAAGAAGCGTTTAAATAGAGGGAATGGCTACTTACTTCAAGGTGAGAAAACAGCTGCTGAAAGAGCTAAAATGCCAATTGCTTCCGGACAATTAGGACTATTGCTGATAACAGGTGTGGCAGACGGTTTGCTTGGTGAAGGTGATACACTCCATGCAGTTCGTGGATCTGAAAATGTGTATTATGAACATTCATTTGAGCAATTGGAAAAAACAACGAAAGAAGTTGTTTTACAAAAACGTCGCGCTAAATTTATCACCGCAACACCAACTGGTGTAGTCAAAGAACTTGTCTAGGAAAGGAAGAAGGCTATGTCTGTACTATTAGGGATAGGATCATTATTGATTGTATGGGAATTTAGTAATCGTATGTTTCGTATTGCTATTGTACTTACAGTCATTTGTTTATGTGCTTCTCAATTAGGTGCAGGTACACATTTGGAAGTATTAGAGCAATTCTCAGTATTCCATGGTGTAGGCGATATGTTATCTGCAGCCGAACAATCATTACCAGAGTGGAAACGGTTTATAGATTTTTAAAACATAAATTAAATGAGTAGGACATGAAACGTATCGATTATGATGCGTTTTTTATTTTAGGAGGGAAACTTATGCTACAAGAAATAATTAAACAAGATACATTTGACCAGGAACAAACACCAGCGATACTGCAATTGGAGACAGGAACTGCTTCACATTCAGCTTTTTGCTTTGCTATGGCAATAAATCATCATCGTGAAATACAATTTGCAGTACTAGGGGCGAATGATAGTACATTAAAGTCATTTAGGGCTGCCATATCGATGGGAACTAGCCGTTTGTATTTTGGAGAAGGAAAAAGGGAAGAATCACATTACACATTAGATAAAAAAGTGAATGTGATCTCAAAAGGACAATTTGAATTTATTAATACGCAAACTATCAATAAAAAGAAAGCAATTATTGCGTTTTCCAAACAATTAGAGACGAAATACATTGTTGCAATTGACGAAGCACCAGAAATGCAAGTGAGAGACTTCTTAATGGCTCCTCCGTACGGCTTGCCAATTTTAGAAGAATGGGCGAAGCCAATTTATGAGGAGATGCTAACAAAAAATCTATTACAGCCATTAGAGGTATATTTTGATAAGAATGAATTTTCTTCTCTATCTATTGCACAAGTCGTACTAAAAGAAAAGGATTGTAAAGAGTTTTTATCAGAAATGATTCGCTCTGGAAAATGTCAATTTCCACAAGAGGGTACAGGTGAAAAAATTAATAAAATACAAGATTTAAATGAATATCTATTGGAATATTCACCTGTCATGCTTGATAAGGTAACAAAATTAGATGAGCCATTGCATCAACCAATGAAAGAACAGGAATTATCTCATTTTGATACATACAAAAGACCATTATTCCCTGTACAGGCACATGTAGCAACAGGTGCAGCAAAAGCATTACAAGTACAAAAAGGAATCATTATACAGGGGGAAATGTCGTCCGGCAAAAGTTCAATTATGACAGCGACAGTAGATGGATATTTCCATTTAACCGGAAAAAAAGGGTATCGTACCTGCGTATTTGTTCCACCGACTCTTACTGAGAAGTGGGCAAAAGAAGAAATACGACACTTAATACCAGACGCAGACGTACATCTGATTAAACGTACAGAGGATTTAATTCGCATTCATCAATCTTGGATTCAGACAGGAAGACCAAAACCAGAAAAACCAACCTTCTTTGTCATTAGTTTTACAACGATGCGAGGGGATTCAATTAAACAAATGCCATTACCTTATAAACAAATTGCACTTTCCAAGAAATCGAAGGAAGAGGTGCAAAGATATTATAAGAATGGCTACTACTGTCCAGATTGTGGTGCTAAGTTACGTAAAAAAACTTCTTCTATCATGGTTCACCAAGCTAATGGCGAACAGAAAGAAGTCTGTCAGTATAAAGATTTTACAGGAAGTGACTTAGATTCGAAAACAAATAAAAACAGTGTATGTGCTGATTGTAATTCAAATATTTGGAGTCCAAAAGTAAAAACGAAATATGCAAGCTTTAAAGATTGGACCAAATATGAAAATAAATTAGTGCAAGCAATAAAAGAGGGAAATAAACCGCTGCAAAAACAACTAGAGTTAGAGAATCGTGTGAAGCCATATGATGCGAAGCAATCAGGAAGAGCATATCGAAAGGTAGCTACTGTTGAGTATATTCGTAGAAAAATGAAACACTTCTTTGATGCTTTAATTTGTGACGAAGTCCACGAATTAAAAAGTGAAACGGCACAAGGAACTGCCTTAGGAAGTTTAGCAAAGGTTTGTAAGAAAGTTGTAGCTGGAACAGGTACATTATTTGGTGGACGCGCAAGCGATGTATTCTATACGTTATGGCGTTTATTCCCTCAAAAAATGGTGAAAAGTGGTTTTGAATACAGTTCTTTCATGGAATGGAATGAAACCTACGGAAATATCGAGAGAACATATTACCATGATGGTGAGGTCACATCTAATATAGCTTCACGCGGAGCACAAGGTACATTAGATAAAACTAAGGTTGTACCTGGTATTTCACCTTATGTGTTTACCCAATTTTTAATGGATACAACCATTAATGTACGCCTTAAAGATGTATGGCCAAATCCTGTGGAACTAGTCAACGTCCCTACAATTCTTGTTGATATGTCTGAAGAGCAGAAGCAAGCCTATGAGCATATGAAAGAGTCGTTTGAAAAAGCAATTGAAGCAGCGAAAGGTACACCAGACGCTGGAAAACTGTGGCTTTCTTATATTCGTACAGGTAATGCATATCCAGACAATATGATTCATTATCCGAACTATTACTTAGATGATGCAGGAAAAGAACTGGTTTGGTCTAATGATAAATTCAAATTTGATGAGGATTGTATACAGCCTAAAGAGAAAGAGTTGCAGAGTATATTGCGTACAGAAATTTCTGAGGGCCGTCCAACAATCGTATACGTATGTGATACAGGATCTACAGTGAAAGAACGAGACGTTCAACCACGTTTACAGAAGGTTGTAGAGCAAATACCTGGTGCGAAAGTAGCTACTCTCCGTACCAATACAGTTACTCCGCCAAAACGTAGTGAATGGCTAAAAGAACAAGTGAATAGCGGTGTGAATGTAATTATTTGCTCGCTAGAATTAGTGAAGGTGGGTCTTGATTGTGCGACAAGAAGTCGCTAATAAATAGTGCTTCATTATGAAGTCACCTTAGTCATGAAAGGTGTTCCCGCTCGAAGCTGCTATCTGAGTAATCGGATTGTTGGGTTGCATGAGAGTTAAGTGTCCAACGGATAACGTTACACAGACGTTTGAAGGGGCTAGGGAAAGTTTGAGAATGTGTAAGCGTAAAGCTGAATCTTTGTAATCTTCGTCACCGACAACGAGTGTACTGTGATTGAACAAGCTCGTAGATGCAGATAGGAAAGGCTCGACGGTCAAAGAGTCGTATAATGACCCATAGATCTGCCGGAGTAAAGAAGGACACTTACCTTAAACGAATCTATTATTAGTGGAACTTGTTAAGCCCTATGAAGTCCTCATAAATCGTGTGAATCGTTTTAGCCGAGAACACTATGAATAAGGTAATCAAACCGTAAGGTGCGACTAATTCTTCAGAGGGTATAGGAGGTTGGAGAAAGCGAATGTCGCTATATCGAAAGATAGCAGGAAATCATAACTGAGCGGATAGTGTCTTTTGACATAACTTGAAAAAGTGCTGAATTCCAACTGGTCTTCAACACGAAAGAAAGCGGAAAGAGGAATCTTATAAAGGAGGAACATGTTATGAATACTGTCAATATGAAGTCGGCTGTTTCTCCACAGGTAACTCAATGGAACTCCATACAATGGAAGGAAATTGAAAACTATGTGAAGAAACTTCGACAACGAATCTATCGTGCCGAACAATTCGGTAATAAACGTAAGGTGAGAAAACTTCAACGTCTAATGTTGAGAAGTAAGGCGAACCTGTTATTAAGTATTAAGAGAGTAACGCAAATCAATCAAGGAAAACGTACTGCTGGAATTGATGGGATTACTACTAACACACCAGAGGATAGAGTTAAATTGTTCCACTTATTAAAAGGGTATAGTGTTAGAAACATTAAGGCATTTCCAGTGAAAAGAGCTTATATTCCTAAGAAGAATGGAAAGAAAAGACCTTTAGGGATTCCAGTTATCAAAGATAGGATATTTCAAAATATGGTCAAAAATGCACTAGAACCTCAATGGGAATGTCGCTTTGAGTCTATGTCTTATGGATTTAGACCCAAACGAAGTGCTCATGACGCTATGGCAAACCTTTTCCTTAAATTAAGTAGAGGGACTAATAGAGCATGGATATTCGAAGGTGATTTTCAAGGTTGTTTTGATAACCTGAATCATGAGCATATTTTATCCTGTATAGAAGGTTTTCCTTATAGTAATGCAATTAACCAATGGTTAAACGCAGGATGTATAGATAATAAAACCTTCTACAAAACAGAAACTGGTACTCCACAAGGGGGAATTATTTCACCTTTATTAGCTAATATCGCTTTACATGGAATGGAAAAGGAATTAGGAGTAAGATACCATTTCCCAAAAAGGGATGGAGCTATGTTATATCCCGATTCAATTGGGATAGTAAGATATGCAGATGACTTTGTTATAGTTTGTAATTCTAAAGAAGAAGCTGAAAGTATGTATGCTAAACTTCAACCTTATCTTGATAAAAGAGGGTTAAAATTGGCAGAGGAAAAAACCAGAGTAGTACACATTACTGATGGTTTTGATTTCTTAGGCTTTAATTTTAGACAATATCCTACTAAAGAAGGGTCACAACTCTTCATTAAACCATCCAACCAAAGTGTCAAAAAAGCTAAAGAAAAGATAAGCGAAATATTTAAATCTCATAGAGGACGTTCAATTGGACAATTAATCAGAAAACTAAATCCAGTTATAACAGGTATAGCAAATTACTGGTCACCTGTTGTAGCAAAAGTAATTTATGGCGACATTGACAGTTATGTTCATAAGAAGGTAATGCACCATCTTAAATATAAACATCACCGAAAAGGCGCTAGATGGATAAATAAGAAATATTTCCATCCAGACCATACAGGTGTTAGCCAAGACAAATGGTTACTAACGGACCCTGATAATCACAAAAATCAATTGATTCGTATGAGATGGACACCAATTGTAAGACATGTACTGATTAAGTACAAGAATAGTCCAGATGACGCTAATCTTAAAAAATACTTCGCAAAAAGGGATGAAAAGATATTCAATAGGTTCAATACAAATTCCAAGAGAAAATTAGCGAAAAAAACTAAATATAAATGCAGAGTTTGCAACAATTCATTAGTTGGAGAGGAACCACTTGAAAGTAATCACATTGTTCCTAAAGTTATAGGTGGAAAAGATGAGTACGATAATCTTGAATTACTTCATTGTAGTTGTCATAAACAGCATCATGCCCTTTTAGAATGGTACGGGAACGGAAAACAGCTACCTAAAGTACAAGCTTATTTAAAATCTCAAAAGATACCTATCAACAGCAAAAAAGCAGTTAGAACAATGTTAAATACATTTAAAAAGTTTAAATACTAGATTGTTAAGGATAAAGAGAGGCTTGAGCCGTATGTGCTGAAAGGTACAAGTACGGTTCTTAGGGGAGAAAGAGTTGGTAACACCTCTGACTTACCCGACTACTTGCAACACCTACATTGATATTTTATCAATTACCATATAGCTTATTCGCGTTGAATCAGGCAGCAAGAAGACACTGTCGTATTGGCCAAACTAAGCAATGTAGGACCTTCTATCTTGGATACCGAGAAACGTTCCAACAGCAGATGGCGCAATTAATTGCTCAAAAGAATAAAGCTGCTGAAGCAATGAACGGTGAGGCTACAAGCGATGGTCTGAATGCAATGCTTGGTGATACTGGAGATCTACAGACTCTATTAATTCAAAACATAAAGAGTGGAAATCAATTAAAGGGTTCGACAGAAGAATGGACAAAAGCAGCATCTGGTGAATCGAAACGCGTCCTAGCAAACATCGGTAATGTCATTACACCTGTATTTGAATCAATTGAAATTCAATTTACGAATTGGGTGGAGAAATTACCAGGAACGATGGACGTAGCATTTATGAAAGAGGCTCAATTTGTACAAAAAGCTGTTGAATGTATTAAAAAAGAGCAAGTACCTGGAGTTCGAGTGAAGCAGAATGTACTTGAAGTAGATGGAGAGATAGAGGATATCATTCGAGCTTTAACAACACTGAATACTGATAAGCGTATGCTTGTACAAAAACAAGATATCACATTCTGGGATTCAGTTATTGTTGAAGTTGATCCTTCTAAAAAGAAAGGAAAACAAAAAAATAAAATAATCGATGGACAGTATGAGTTCGATTTATTTGGATGATCGAGAGGGGAATATTATGTTTACAAAAATTTTTATTGGTCTATTTTGTTATGTGTTTATAGTAGTTTGTAATTCAAAGAAAAAATTTCTAAGAGAAGAAGCTAAGAAAAAAGAAATGGAAAATAAACCGTTGGAACGCCCCGTTTATTGGTGCCCACGAGAAAATAAACCTATCGGAAGGGAACAAGAGCGTATTACTGTTCCAACAAAAGAGATCACCTTAGAAAAGGATGTAGCAAGTATATATGATTTAGTTGCTACATCTGTTCATAAGAATCTGGGTGAAGTCGAGAGTGACAGGTTAAAACATGAGGACATAGAAGAAGTGGAGTATGCTGAAGATTTTCATCATACTCCCACTCCTGAGGCTGTTTATGATATTCATTTTCCAAGTGATGAGGATATACCAGTGGAATTATTAGAATATGAGGACATGTATCCACAACAAGAATATGTTTCAATTCCACCGGAAACGGAACCCGTTTTTCCTGTTCAACAAAGAGTAGCTGATGTTAAAGATATGGATTTTGTGAGGTGGACTACAAAAGTATTAGAACAAGAGCAAGGACTAACACGTGTCATAAATATGTCTAATAACAAGCGTTATTGGATTCATACAGAGGGAGAGATATTACCGGAAAATCAATTACTGTATATGAAATTAGAGGTCGATTCACCTTATTCTTATACACTAGTTGAATGGAGTAATAGACAACTAGGGAATATATAATTCTATTTCCTAGTTGTATTTTCTTAGTTAAAGAGCATGAAATACAGCATTTTTCCACTCATTTGTACAAGAGTAAAATATTTTTTATTTTTGTACAAATGAGTGGGACAGAATGATTCACCATATAAAGATATTCGACTATAATGAGACATTGTACGTCATTGTAATATTGAAATGTTTTGAGATTCAAGTGATTAACAGTCTTAAAACAGGGGAATTGAGAACTCTTCGTAATATTACAATGCTTAAAATAGATTAAATCCAAACATGAGGATTATATGAAGTAAAAAATATTTTTGAGTTTAAAAAATAACAATTTTGAAAGGTGAATGTAAATGAATATTAATTCCATAAGTAACAATGTAGTAGAAAAATTAGAACAAACGGTGCGCTATGAAAAGAAACAAGTCCAGGTATTACGTGTAAGTAAAAGTAGTTCTAATATACACGCTTACATGATTTTTCCTGAATTCTCAGAGGTTAAAATTTCAAATACCGAACTGGATGAATATATAGAAAACCTGTCAACAAGCGTGAAGTATGTCATTGATCGCAAGTTGAGTCAACAAGAAATTGAAAAACAAAATCATTCTTTCATTATGACGTGTGAAGTCGAGGAAGATGGTGTGATAGATGATGAAACAATTCATTTTAATACGACATATGTCAAACCACCAACAATTGCAAATAAAGTATTTAAGTTAGTGTGTGGATTAGGCAATCGCTTAGATAGCTTAAAAGAGTTACATATTACAGTATTAAATAATAATATTAATCGAATTGAAATTGAGTTTTACAATGAAAATGAAACATATGTGGCAGTAGAAAAAGAAGAAATTGCAAATGCAATTATGGGGGCATATACAAAAGCAAATATCTATTATGCAGCAGACCTTTATTATGCAGCAGAAGGAAATGAAATTAAATTAAAGAGCATCAAACCAAAATTAGCGGGTGATGTGTGATGAAACGAGAAAAAGGAATGATAGGAGTCTTATGCACGCTTGTTTTGATGATTTTATTACTTGTACCCTTACAAGCAGCTCAAGCTTCTGTAAAAGTAGATTTTAATAAGTTAAAAGGAAATGATGTTTCGTCATCATTTAAAGATGGACTAAACAATCGAACGAAAACAACAGAGAAAGATGATTCATTTGGATCATCAATCATACAAAAGATTGAAGGATTGTATGCGCCGGCTTTTAAAGTAGGAGTCAATATCTTTTCTATTTCATTCGTATTAGGAGTTATTGTCATGGTTATGGCATTAATTACAAAGAATGGTCAATGGATGAAGTGGGCAACTGGAAGTATGATTTTCTCATTTATCAGCATGATGTCGATGAGACTAAGTGTATACTTTTTGTTTAGTTCCGATGTATTTTCATTTATGAACATCTTTACGGATTTTTTAGACCTGTTTAAAGCAACAGCACTTATTTTCACACCCTTTATGTTAATCGCAGGTATTCGTTTAAGAAGAATTCATGAGAGTACGAAACAGCCGGAATATTACCGTTGGGCTAATCGTGTCATAACAGGATCTTGTTTGCTGTGTATGTTAGCCGTACTCGCTCCATGGCTATTTGCTAATATGTAAAGAACCGTATATAAAGATAGAAAAGGTACTGAATCTGCATTCAGTACCTTTTATCTACCCATTAGGTTGTTTCTTTCATATTCTTCAAAGACTTCTTCTGAAATTGGCGATAGTATGCCGCTCAAATACACAGCGGTATATAAAAAGTATTGCTCATCCCTTGTTTTAATTGTATGAGTACCGTGTTCCTCATTGTTTGGAATAATTCGTTCAATTTTGAGTTGTTTTTTATCACAAATGATCTCTTTTACTCTATATAAATTATGTATCGGTAAACGATCAATATACAAACAAAGGTACTCTAGTAGAAATAGAATAACAGTCATTTGTAGAATGAAAGCAATCTTTAATAGAGTTGGTATGGATGCAAATAATACTAGAAATATAGAGACCAAGAAAATATTTAACTTTGAAAACCACTTTTCGTGTTGATTTAAAGAAATAATACTTTTCTTATTCTGAAACACCTGGAACCTCGTTATAAGAAAAATAATTGCAAAGATTCCTTCATAACTAAACCAGGTTTTCCACTCCGTATCAGTAAGTTCTAGCAATATATATATGATACCGGTAGATACAATCAGTGGTACCAGCTGTACCAAACTAAATAGTATGGTATGTTCTAACATTCTTTTCTTGTAGATACGATTAGTAATTGAATCCAAGTTTCTTAACTCCTTCTGCAATTTTCATGATGACACCACCAATAAGAAGATGGTATTCGCCAATTCCTTTTTCATTTACGTACCAACACATATAGTGCCGGATACCTTCTTTTGCACCATGGTCATGTAAAGGGAAAGGAGATGCGTATTTTTTAGATGACATATTATTATCACCGAAAGGAACCTGTTCTGCAAGTGCAAAACGTTTCTTCGAATCATTTATAATCCAACAACCATAGTTTACTGACCCATACCATATTGCGTCTTTATGAATTGGATCAATAGAAGGTTGTGCTGGGTAGCTTTCAGCTAGTATTTGCGCTTTTTCTTCACGAAGTTGCTGGTGTATGTGTGAATTCAATGGA
It encodes:
- a CDS encoding DUF6018 family natural product bioysynthesis protein is translated as MKKDCRYLKLVPTVEEHKTRMEDNQKSYAAPVMSSESRARVNQMRGCFEAEIILPDGKFQYFKPHALNEKEATQEIALYIEGIQEMKVGYVILWRFVGQQSFYSGTKIVAEPKFRKILRKLKDYFFDYEEVVYEPKK
- a CDS encoding DUF6094 domain-containing protein is translated as MRLGNDLAAGFYPTPLTEGKHLVRLLQMESERAYACFDPCCGEGTILRSFADETKQAGVQFHTYGVELDANRYGQAKEQLDVVVRSSFESMMISHNYFPLIFLNPPYNTELRTENAKSEKMEFNFLKRAHLYLQEGGIMVYVIPYDRFARDDISYYLAKNYEEIGLMRFGDENEEFEQFKQCVFIGRKRATTKNDTYFNDRFANFCENMSDLDFVRKHVSTLAQMVNHKDWTIPELRHQNKLIFTSRVDYKDAYKGIGKSEGIASLKKRLNRGNGYLLQGEKTAAERAKMPIASGQLGLLLITGVADGLLGEGDTLHAVRGSENVYYEHSFEQLEKTTKEVVLQKRRAKFITATPTGVVKELV
- the ltrA gene encoding group II intron reverse transcriptase/maturase produces the protein MNTVNMKSAVSPQVTQWNSIQWKEIENYVKKLRQRIYRAEQFGNKRKVRKLQRLMLRSKANLLLSIKRVTQINQGKRTAGIDGITTNTPEDRVKLFHLLKGYSVRNIKAFPVKRAYIPKKNGKKRPLGIPVIKDRIFQNMVKNALEPQWECRFESMSYGFRPKRSAHDAMANLFLKLSRGTNRAWIFEGDFQGCFDNLNHEHILSCIEGFPYSNAINQWLNAGCIDNKTFYKTETGTPQGGIISPLLANIALHGMEKELGVRYHFPKRDGAMLYPDSIGIVRYADDFVIVCNSKEEAESMYAKLQPYLDKRGLKLAEEKTRVVHITDGFDFLGFNFRQYPTKEGSQLFIKPSNQSVKKAKEKISEIFKSHRGRSIGQLIRKLNPVITGIANYWSPVVAKVIYGDIDSYVHKKVMHHLKYKHHRKGARWINKKYFHPDHTGVSQDKWLLTDPDNHKNQLIRMRWTPIVRHVLIKYKNSPDDANLKKYFAKRDEKIFNRFNTNSKRKLAKKTKYKCRVCNNSLVGEEPLESNHIVPKVIGGKDEYDNLELLHCSCHKQHHALLEWYGNGKQLPKVQAYLKSQKIPINSKKAVRTMLNTFKKFKY